A genomic stretch from Tenrec ecaudatus isolate mTenEca1 chromosome X, mTenEca1.hap1, whole genome shotgun sequence includes:
- the LOC142434780 gene encoding PRAME family member 27-like, with protein sequence MTVLTDLCFQEDIPNEMLTFLIERVKQTKDLPHLCCRKLELVRNVAPLPILGEILNKVQLDSVQEMRLLGSWDLQSLNWFSPYLSQMVQLHTLLLSECTLYCIVPGENDEDEAQKLLQQFTTQLLSLHQLHTLMLHSVNFFGNHLHQLLRSLQAPLETLHIRRSLLMDQDLTYLSSCPCTSHLKSLDLSGVRRPGSNYEFLPALLNRVSATLAHLDLADCGITDSDCDYLQPALGHCSQLRTLKLCGNPLSMAVLQTLLFHTFPRCNFAFLELPVPLNCYMDHQLTLPWHTLAEVMEQLRLTLQLHGPQRIRLAYRHCRTLCDAICIRMDN encoded by the coding sequence ATGACGGTGCTCACTGACCTGTGCTTTCAGGAAGACATCCCAAatgaaatgctcaccttcctcatcGAAAGGGTCAAGCAGACGAAGGACCTGCCACACCTGTGCTGCAGGAAGCTCGAGCTTGTTCGGAATGTTGCCCCGCTTCCCATTCTTGGGGAGATCCTCAACAAAGTGCAGCTagactctgtccaggagatgagaTTGCTTGGTAGCTGGGACCTGCAAAGCCTCAACTGGTTCTCTCCTTACCTGTCCCAGATGGTCCAACTGCATACACTCCTCCTCTCTGAATGCACCCTGTATTGCATCGTCCCCGGGGAGAACGATGAGGACGAGGCGCAGAAGCTACTTCAACAATTCACCACTCAGCTCCTCAGTCTGCATCAGCTCCACACCCTCATGCTGCACTCTGTGAACTTCTTTGGTAACcacctccaccagctgctcagaagctTGCAGGCGCCCTTAGAGACCCTGCACATACGCCGTTCCTTGCTTATGGACCAGGACTTGACATACCTGTCCTCATGTCCCTGCACCAGCCACCTGAAATCCCTTGACTTGAGTGGTGTACGCAGGCCTGGCTCCAATTACGAgttcctccctgctctgctgaacAGAGTCTCAGCCACCCTGGCCCACCTGGATTTGGCGGACTGTGGCATCACGGACTCGGACTGCGATTacttgcagcctgctctgggtcACTGCTCTCAACTCAGAACCTTGAAACTCTGCGGAAACCCGTTGTCCATGGCTGTCCTACAGACCCTGCTGTTTCACACTTTCCCAAGGTGCAACTTTGCCTTTCTAGAGCTTCCTGTCCCCCTCAATTGCTACATGGACCACCAGTTAACTCTGCCGTGGCATACCCTTGCAGAGGTGATGGAGCAGCTgaggctgaccttgcagctccatggaccCCAAAGAATACGCCTTGCTTACAGGCACTGTCGCACCCTGTGCGATGCAATCTGCATCCGTATGGACAACTAG
- the LOC142434781 gene encoding melanoma antigen preferentially expressed in tumors-like: MVHYWPFRKLPLGALLEDCVFRELILKAALDGLDILRAQNAQHRRCKLKVLDLQLHTGTNFWNEWAGAPSTDSVMSSEEPEDTPRRIQMEKGPHSRSGGKHQPLTSVEMLTDLWFEEATSDVLLTFLIERVKQKKALPTLCCRKVAFLGPLLQLHILGEILKMVQLDCVQEVEIHGKWDLHSLNWFAPYLAQMGQLQTLFLSGVILGCKDFGKDCNMEQLLAQFTSQLLNLHQLQHLFLDSACLPRGCLIRLLTRLPSPLLTLSLTDCVLLDEDLTYLSLCPCTSRLRTLVLCGVFRPSSSYAFLPGLLEIVSTTLMHLNLAGCGIQDPDLRALQNALGRCSQLVTLMLCGNPVSWDVLQELLQHTPPLCKFLELPVPLHCYVGPQGKLDLEALLPVMDNLMVILMPNGVNSVEFCNHRGTNRSLHAILIHMDS, encoded by the coding sequence ATGGTGCACTACTGGCCCTTCAGAAAGCTCCCACTTGGGGCTCTGTTGGAGGATTGTGTGTTTCGAGAGCTCATCTTAAAGGCTGCACTCGATGGCCTTGACATCCTGCGTGCCCAGAATGCTCAGCacaggagatgcaaactgaaagtgTTGGATTTACAGCTGCACACTGGCACCAACTTCTGGAATGAATGGGCTGGAGCCCCATCTactgactctgtgatgtcatcagaAGAGCCTGAAGACACACCCCGCAGAATTCAGATGGAAAAAGGACCCCATTCCAGATCAGGAGGGAAGCACCAGCCCCTGACCTCCGTGGAGATGCTCACAGACCTGTGGTTTGAGGAAGCTACCTCAGATgtactgctcaccttcctgattgaaAGGGTCAAGCAGAAGAAGGCCCTGCCAACGTTGTGCTGCAGGAAGGTGGCGTTTCTTGGACCTCTCCTACAACTTCACATTCTTGGGGAAATCCTGAAGATGGTGCAGCTGGACTGTGTCCAGGAGGTGGAAATTCATGGCAAATGGGACCTGCACAGCCTCAACTGGTTTGCTCCTTACTTGGCGCAGATGGGTCAACTGCagaccctctttctctctggagtcaTCTTGGGTTGCAAGGACTTCGGCAAAGACTGCAACATGGAGCAACTCCTTGCCCAATTCACCTCTCAGCTCCTCAATCTCCAtcagctccagcacctcttcctggactctgcctgcctgcccaggggCTGCCTCATCCGGCTGCTCACACGCTTGCCATCTCCCTTGCTGACCCTCAGCCTGACTGATTGTGTGCTTTTGGACGAGGACTTGACTTACCTGTCTTTATGCCCCTGTACCAGCCGCCTAAGGACCCTGGTATTGTGTGGTGTATTCAGGCCTAGCTCAAGTTATGCATTCCTTCCGGGTCTGCTAGAGATTGTCTCCACCACCCTTATGCACCTGAACTTAGCTGGCTGTGGGATCCAAGACCCTGACCTCAGGGCCTTGCAGAATGCACTGGGCCGCTGCTCCCAGCTGGTCACCTTGATGTTATGTGGAAACCCCGTGTCCTGGGATGTTCTGCAGGAGCTGCTGCAGCACACCCCCCCTTTGTGCAAGTTCTTGGAGCTCCCTGTCCCACTGCATTGCTACGTGGGCCCCCAAGGAAAGCTGGACTTGGAAGCTCTCCTCCCTGTCATGGATAATTTGATGGTGATCCTGATGCCCAACGGGGTCAATTCTGTGGAATTCTGTAACCACAGAGGTACTAACAGATCATTGCATGCCATCCTCATCCACATGGACAGCTGA